One part of the Sorangiineae bacterium MSr11954 genome encodes these proteins:
- a CDS encoding TonB-dependent receptor: MLPSRLAHAQATGSQGTGDSGPSRAGKLTKAPKLLNFKEVEAPYPESEKASERSAAVVLQIAISDKGDVQEVVVVQSAGPAFDTAAAESARKFKFEAAEVDGKPAPVKITFKYDFEFKEEIVNLGPQVNYSGEVLDASAGRKNRKPIPGIKIKVEREETDASGKKTLVTVAEAETDEEGYFEFEEIPPGTYAITVSGKNIATVTTEETIEPKKGLEVLYRVEPKAADGDAPEEITIEVIAPRIQKETTTVAIKTEEARKVPGTSGEALRVVQNLPGVGRAAFGSGALVVWGAAPQDTRVYLDGVRLPVLYHTGGFRATVNSDLVRAIELTPGGYGSEYGRGLGGLVTVDSRALRGDRFHGYAAADLIDASAMVEAPIGGKTRVAIAGRRSYLDDTLRFFSSEDVSEFVPIPSFWDAQLKIEHDLGENAKLSVIALTSNDRMRRVVTNPDPAQTISDERTTKFSRLIATYQQSFSDGSSVTVTPSVGVDDFGFVQRFGSTPSDQSIESKVLGTRAKWRGRVLKNLVVQTGLDLELSENSVRRRGSLALPPREGDVTVFGRPPTDVVNYDDWKVTLGNIAPYVQGDWELFGNKLHLVPGVRLDSFTVGGDKLYPTREGTEQRGFLRNDVVVEPRLSVRYQPNESLIFKAAYGRYHQSAVPEDLSPVFGNPNLGLGVASHYLAGVTYRMFEKTSAEVTAFTSQSEDLAARSPLPSPVVGEALSNTQRGRAYGGQVLLRQELFKGFFGWVSYSYIRSERKDREDAPWRLFDYDQTHVATLVASYELPLGFEVGGRLRYSTGFPRTPVVGAFYNARRDLYEPYFGAQNSIRIPAFVQADLRVSKRFKWDPFKLELYVDVQNITNQKNREDITYNYNYTKQNYITGLPTLAVAGARLEW, encoded by the coding sequence TTGCTGCCATCGCGCCTGGCCCACGCTCAGGCCACGGGATCTCAGGGAACTGGAGACAGCGGGCCCTCCCGCGCAGGCAAGCTGACCAAAGCACCGAAGCTGCTCAACTTCAAAGAAGTCGAGGCGCCGTACCCCGAATCGGAAAAAGCGAGCGAGCGCTCCGCGGCCGTCGTCCTGCAAATCGCCATTTCGGACAAAGGTGACGTGCAGGAGGTGGTCGTGGTGCAGTCGGCGGGGCCCGCCTTCGACACCGCTGCCGCCGAATCGGCGAGGAAATTCAAGTTCGAGGCCGCGGAGGTCGACGGCAAGCCCGCGCCGGTGAAGATCACGTTCAAGTACGATTTCGAATTCAAAGAAGAGATTGTCAATCTCGGCCCTCAAGTCAACTATTCGGGCGAGGTCCTCGACGCGTCCGCGGGCAGAAAGAACCGAAAGCCGATCCCGGGTATCAAGATCAAGGTCGAGCGCGAAGAGACCGACGCGAGCGGCAAGAAGACCTTGGTCACCGTGGCCGAGGCGGAGACCGACGAAGAGGGCTACTTCGAATTCGAGGAGATCCCGCCGGGCACGTATGCGATCACGGTCTCGGGCAAGAACATCGCGACCGTGACGACCGAGGAGACGATCGAGCCCAAAAAGGGCCTCGAGGTGCTCTATCGCGTCGAGCCGAAGGCGGCCGACGGGGACGCGCCCGAAGAGATCACGATCGAGGTCATCGCCCCGAGGATCCAGAAAGAGACGACCACGGTCGCCATCAAGACCGAGGAAGCGCGCAAAGTGCCGGGCACCAGCGGCGAAGCGCTCCGCGTCGTTCAGAACCTCCCCGGCGTAGGTCGCGCCGCGTTCGGGTCCGGCGCGCTGGTGGTGTGGGGCGCCGCGCCGCAAGACACGCGCGTCTATTTGGACGGGGTGCGCTTGCCGGTCCTGTATCACACGGGCGGATTCCGAGCGACCGTCAACTCCGATTTGGTCCGCGCCATCGAGCTCACACCCGGCGGCTATGGCTCGGAGTACGGGCGCGGTCTGGGCGGTCTGGTGACCGTCGACTCGCGCGCGCTCCGAGGGGATCGATTCCACGGTTACGCCGCCGCCGATCTGATCGACGCATCGGCGATGGTCGAAGCGCCCATCGGCGGCAAGACACGCGTGGCGATCGCGGGCCGGCGCAGCTACCTCGACGACACCCTGAGGTTCTTCAGCTCGGAGGACGTGAGCGAGTTCGTCCCGATCCCTTCGTTCTGGGACGCACAGCTGAAGATCGAGCACGATCTCGGGGAGAACGCGAAGCTCTCGGTCATCGCCTTGACGTCGAACGATCGCATGCGACGCGTGGTCACGAACCCCGATCCCGCGCAGACGATTTCAGACGAGCGCACCACCAAATTCTCGCGCCTGATCGCCACGTACCAGCAGTCGTTCTCGGATGGCTCCTCCGTCACCGTCACGCCCTCGGTCGGCGTGGACGACTTCGGGTTCGTGCAGCGCTTCGGCTCGACCCCCAGCGACCAGAGCATCGAGTCCAAGGTGCTCGGGACGCGGGCCAAATGGCGCGGCCGAGTCCTCAAGAACCTGGTCGTGCAGACGGGGCTCGATCTGGAGTTGTCCGAGAACTCGGTCCGCCGGCGAGGGTCGCTCGCGTTGCCGCCGCGCGAAGGTGACGTGACGGTCTTCGGCCGTCCCCCGACGGATGTCGTGAACTACGATGACTGGAAGGTCACGTTGGGGAACATCGCCCCGTACGTGCAGGGGGATTGGGAGCTGTTCGGCAACAAACTCCACCTCGTGCCGGGCGTGCGCCTGGACTCGTTCACCGTGGGCGGCGACAAGCTGTATCCGACCCGGGAGGGGACGGAGCAGCGCGGGTTTCTTCGCAACGATGTCGTGGTCGAGCCCCGCCTGTCGGTGCGGTACCAGCCCAACGAGTCGCTCATCTTCAAGGCCGCCTACGGCAGGTACCATCAGTCCGCCGTGCCCGAGGATCTATCGCCCGTCTTCGGGAACCCGAACCTCGGTCTGGGGGTCGCGTCGCACTACCTGGCCGGCGTCACCTATCGCATGTTCGAGAAGACATCGGCCGAGGTGACCGCGTTCACATCCCAGTCGGAGGATCTCGCTGCGCGCAGCCCGCTTCCATCGCCGGTCGTCGGCGAGGCACTCAGCAATACACAGCGCGGGCGCGCCTACGGCGGCCAGGTGCTCCTCCGCCAGGAGCTGTTCAAAGGGTTCTTCGGGTGGGTCAGCTACAGCTACATCCGCTCGGAGCGCAAGGACCGAGAGGACGCGCCTTGGCGGCTGTTCGACTACGATCAGACGCACGTGGCCACGCTCGTCGCGTCCTACGAGCTGCCGCTGGGGTTCGAGGTGGGCGGCCGGCTGCGTTACTCGACCGGCTTTCCGAGGACGCCGGTGGTCGGGGCCTTCTACAATGCGCGACGCGACCTCTATGAGCCGTATTTCGGTGCACAAAACTCCATTCGCATCCCTGCGTTCGTCCAGGCCGACCTTCGCGTGAGCAAGCGGTTCAAATGGGATCCGTTCAAGCTCGAGCTCTATGTCGACGTGCAGAACATCACGAACCAGAAGAACCGCGAGGACATCACCTACAATTACAATTACACCAAGCAAAACTACATCACGGGCCTGCCTACGCTGGCCGTCGCGGGCGCGAGGTTGGAATGGTAA
- a CDS encoding TonB family protein translates to MRLTPILIVASFAVHGVGFFIVSAKAKQQEKRAALIAIVEQKKAEEKKPPPPKPIEAPKEVLQGRKPPAPKPVAPEIKEPVVNAQPSQAMQAMPDYGVNMGSGGGGPGGIAVPKGNNTGGPPPGPKERTLGPAKEKPAAAAGSPDLAAEIAAWKPRPTSRVKPVYPDEARSAEIEGTVTVEVTVDCTGNVVKADVVKGLGHGLDEAAVAAIRKTTFEPAPRCASGFQKSMRINYAFRLGD, encoded by the coding sequence ATGCGTCTCACACCCATCCTGATCGTCGCGAGCTTCGCCGTTCACGGCGTGGGCTTCTTCATCGTCTCGGCGAAGGCGAAGCAGCAGGAGAAGCGCGCGGCTCTCATTGCGATTGTCGAGCAGAAGAAGGCCGAAGAGAAGAAGCCACCGCCGCCCAAGCCCATCGAGGCGCCAAAGGAGGTGCTCCAGGGGCGCAAGCCGCCGGCGCCCAAGCCGGTCGCCCCGGAGATCAAAGAGCCGGTGGTGAACGCGCAGCCGTCGCAAGCGATGCAAGCGATGCCCGACTACGGCGTGAACATGGGGAGTGGTGGCGGCGGTCCGGGCGGAATCGCCGTGCCGAAAGGAAATAACACGGGCGGCCCCCCGCCGGGCCCGAAGGAGCGGACCCTCGGTCCCGCGAAGGAGAAGCCAGCGGCGGCAGCTGGCTCCCCCGATCTCGCGGCGGAGATCGCCGCGTGGAAGCCGCGTCCCACGTCGCGCGTGAAGCCGGTCTATCCGGATGAAGCTCGCTCGGCGGAGATCGAAGGGACGGTCACCGTGGAGGTGACGGTCGATTGCACCGGCAACGTGGTCAAGGCCGATGTCGTGAAGGGCCTCGGCCACGGGCTCGACGAGGCCGCCGTCGCCGCAATCCGCAAAACGACCTTCGAGCCGGCTCCACGCTGCGCCTCGGGGTTCCAAAAGTCCATGCGAATCAACTATGCATTCCGGTTAGGGGATTGA
- a CDS encoding biopolymer transporter ExbD: protein MGAGTLKRGSRAPIAEINITPMVDVVLVLLVIMMVSATYIVSKSLKVELPKAASGGESVPSIATVMVTKDGKYFFNQDPVDDAALSAKLKEAHEQNPDISLIVSADKGALHGNVVHVVDVARLNDITKFAINVDETK, encoded by the coding sequence ATGGGTGCAGGAACACTTAAGCGAGGATCGCGGGCGCCGATCGCCGAGATCAACATCACCCCGATGGTGGACGTCGTGCTCGTCCTCCTGGTGATCATGATGGTCTCTGCGACGTACATCGTCTCCAAGAGTCTCAAGGTGGAGCTCCCGAAGGCGGCGAGCGGCGGTGAGTCCGTTCCTTCGATCGCGACGGTCATGGTGACGAAGGACGGAAAATACTTCTTCAATCAGGACCCCGTCGACGACGCTGCCCTCAGCGCCAAATTGAAGGAAGCACACGAGCAGAACCCGGACATCAGCCTGATCGTCAGCGCGGACAAGGGCGCGCTGCACGGGAACGTCGTTCACGTCGTCGACGTGGCGCGCCTCAACGACATCACGAAGTTCGCGATCAACGTGGACGAGACGAAGTGA
- a CDS encoding MotA/TolQ/ExbB proton channel family protein, whose amino-acid sequence MNTQQLVERLQRIASGGGGWVLWLMIGLSIVSLGIMLERLIYFARRRDDIDRLTAEMQKALQRGDTQKLKAVLSESRAIEASVILRCVDWVDRGPEAFRDVLDAELGKERRELERGTTYLGTLGNNAPFVGLVGTVLGVIQAFQQLGNQSKDAMGNVMVGIAEALIATGVGLVVALPAVVAFNLVNKSIGRVEANVDIMAKYIEAHLRGTLHAKSSVPEVQRVALVHPSPASSVTEAS is encoded by the coding sequence ATGAATACGCAGCAACTCGTCGAACGTCTCCAGCGAATCGCCTCCGGGGGCGGCGGCTGGGTCCTATGGCTGATGATCGGGCTGTCGATCGTCTCGCTGGGGATCATGCTCGAGCGACTCATTTATTTTGCACGTCGACGAGACGATATCGATCGCCTCACGGCGGAGATGCAGAAAGCGCTCCAGAGGGGCGACACGCAAAAGCTCAAGGCGGTGCTCTCGGAGAGCCGCGCGATCGAGGCCTCGGTCATCCTCCGCTGCGTCGACTGGGTCGACCGTGGCCCGGAGGCCTTCCGTGACGTGCTCGACGCCGAATTGGGGAAGGAGCGGCGGGAGCTCGAGCGGGGAACCACGTACCTTGGCACCCTCGGAAACAACGCGCCGTTCGTCGGTTTGGTGGGGACGGTCCTCGGCGTCATCCAAGCGTTCCAGCAATTGGGAAATCAGAGCAAGGACGCGATGGGGAACGTGATGGTCGGTATCGCCGAGGCGCTCATCGCGACCGGCGTAGGCCTCGTCGTCGCCCTTCCGGCCGTCGTCGCCTTCAACCTGGTCAACAAGTCCATCGGTCGCGTCGAGGCGAACGTGGACATCATGGCCAAATACATCGAGGCTCATCTTCGGGGGACTCTGCACGCGAAGAGCAGCGTACCCGAAGTTCAGCGGGTAGCCCTCGTCCACCCTTCGCCGGCGTCGTCCGTGACCGAAGCTTCCTGA
- a CDS encoding OprO/OprP family phosphate-selective porin, producing MTAQKGEIKEQRERIEKLEAELKKLAAPPPPPPPPPAEKVVDFGMQADPTKQIVVRGYVQGEYRADKSSEDEVGQGGRLLNADRFLIRRGRLLVEREWEWASALLELDGNTTNGPTMGIQRAEASLLYRGGNAHPKPPLLAFTIGQFRSPYSAENLQSPQVRYFMERSTMSQAMFPSEIDLGARLSGALGWFRYQLAFTNGQPLGVRDYPLQDPTSAKELSFRVEAVTQPLDKLQVNVGFSGLTGRGFHREGEGTKGQLIWNDQNGDGIFQPSEITAINPVAARPSSTFKRFALTVDGQVRYRTPIGWAELSGAVYAASNMDRGLYVADPVLLGRDVRHFGYVVSLTQEIADWFVVGFRTDMYNPDSDSSDFQGAKRVQPFDMKIQTYSPLAGITFRKRGRLLFQYDFVRDHLGRDQAGLPVDLNNDRMTLRLQVDL from the coding sequence ATGACTGCGCAGAAAGGCGAAATCAAAGAACAGCGCGAGCGCATCGAAAAGCTCGAAGCGGAGCTCAAGAAGCTCGCGGCGCCGCCGCCACCGCCACCGCCGCCCCCGGCGGAGAAGGTGGTCGACTTTGGCATGCAGGCGGATCCCACGAAACAAATCGTCGTCCGTGGGTACGTGCAGGGCGAGTACAGGGCCGACAAATCGTCGGAAGACGAGGTGGGCCAGGGGGGGCGTCTCCTCAACGCCGATCGATTCCTGATCCGGCGGGGCCGCCTGCTCGTCGAGCGGGAATGGGAGTGGGCCAGCGCGCTCTTGGAGCTCGATGGCAACACGACCAATGGTCCCACGATGGGGATTCAACGCGCGGAAGCGTCACTCCTCTATCGCGGCGGCAATGCGCACCCGAAGCCGCCGCTGCTGGCGTTCACCATTGGTCAATTCCGCTCACCCTACAGCGCAGAAAACCTGCAGTCGCCGCAGGTCCGCTACTTCATGGAGCGGAGCACGATGTCGCAGGCGATGTTTCCCTCGGAGATCGACCTGGGGGCGCGGCTCTCCGGCGCCCTCGGTTGGTTCCGTTACCAATTGGCGTTCACGAACGGGCAGCCGCTCGGGGTGCGCGACTATCCCCTGCAGGATCCGACGAGCGCCAAGGAGCTGAGCTTTCGCGTCGAAGCCGTCACCCAGCCGCTCGACAAACTTCAGGTCAATGTTGGCTTTTCGGGCCTGACGGGTCGTGGCTTCCACCGCGAAGGAGAAGGCACGAAGGGGCAGCTGATTTGGAACGATCAGAACGGTGACGGGATCTTCCAACCCTCGGAGATCACGGCCATCAACCCGGTCGCGGCGCGTCCGTCGTCGACCTTCAAGCGATTCGCGCTCACGGTCGACGGTCAAGTCCGATATCGCACGCCCATCGGCTGGGCCGAGTTGTCGGGGGCGGTCTACGCGGCCAGCAACATGGACCGCGGATTGTATGTCGCGGACCCCGTGCTGCTCGGGCGTGACGTGCGCCACTTTGGATACGTCGTTTCGCTCACGCAGGAAATTGCGGATTGGTTCGTCGTCGGGTTTCGCACCGACATGTACAATCCAGACAGCGATTCTTCGGACTTCCAGGGCGCCAAGCGCGTCCAGCCGTTCGACATGAAGATCCAGACGTACTCGCCCCTCGCCGGCATTACGTTCCGGAAGCGCGGCCGCCTCCTCTTCCAATACGACTTCGTGCGCGATCACCTCGGGCGCGATCAGGCAGGGCTGCCCGTCGATCTGAACAACGACCGAATGACTCTCCGACTGCAGGTCGACCTATGA
- a CDS encoding Virginiamycin B lyase produces MIARSIAACAIVAGACVITFAPSASAGRCPAATTGDITEYALSAGADAAYITFGPDNRVWFTDVSRNKIRAADAKGVVTEYALPARSNPLGIAPGLDGRLWFVESGSNRIGAITTRGVISHYDIPTRNSQPFGIALGPDGNVWFTEVTGNKVGAITTAGVITEYALPSPNAQPLGITMGPGGDLWVAESFTSKIARVTTAGAVTELPLPASAGVPIALTIGPDGQVWFTTSRAVAKIDSNGAVTEFPLPPDVGPQGITIGPDFNIWFTESDANKIVRITPAGVVTEFALPNADSLPAGITFVPRFENCGVLDLWFVERAGARLGKVRTVTTR; encoded by the coding sequence ATGATTGCTAGATCGATTGCAGCCTGCGCGATCGTCGCAGGCGCTTGTGTCATTACGTTCGCACCATCCGCCAGCGCCGGCCGCTGCCCGGCAGCGACCACCGGAGACATCACCGAATATGCGCTCTCGGCCGGCGCCGATGCGGCGTATATCACCTTCGGGCCGGACAACCGCGTGTGGTTCACGGATGTCTCCCGCAACAAGATCCGCGCCGCCGACGCGAAGGGCGTGGTGACCGAATATGCCCTTCCGGCGAGATCGAATCCGCTCGGCATCGCCCCCGGGCTCGACGGCCGTCTCTGGTTCGTCGAGTCCGGGAGCAACCGAATCGGCGCCATCACCACCCGCGGCGTCATCTCGCACTACGACATTCCCACGCGCAACTCTCAGCCGTTCGGGATCGCCCTCGGCCCCGATGGGAACGTGTGGTTCACCGAGGTCACCGGCAACAAAGTCGGCGCGATCACCACCGCGGGCGTCATCACCGAGTACGCGCTCCCCTCCCCCAACGCGCAGCCTCTCGGCATCACCATGGGCCCGGGCGGAGATCTCTGGGTGGCGGAGTCTTTCACCAGCAAGATCGCGCGCGTCACCACGGCGGGCGCCGTCACCGAGCTCCCCCTTCCCGCGAGCGCCGGTGTCCCGATCGCGCTGACCATCGGCCCCGACGGCCAGGTCTGGTTCACCACCAGCCGCGCAGTTGCCAAAATCGACTCGAACGGCGCCGTCACCGAGTTCCCGCTGCCGCCCGACGTCGGGCCGCAAGGGATCACCATCGGCCCCGATTTCAACATCTGGTTCACGGAGTCCGACGCGAACAAGATCGTTCGGATCACGCCGGCCGGCGTGGTGACCGAGTTTGCGCTGCCGAACGCGGACTCGCTGCCGGCCGGGATCACGTTCGTCCCCCGCTTCGAGAACTGCGGAGTCCTCGACCTCTGGTTCGTCGAGCGCGCCGGGGCGCGTCTGGGCAAGGTGCGCACGGTGACCACGCGCTGA
- a CDS encoding substrate-binding domain-containing protein, whose protein sequence is MKTIAKSILTAIVATSVAACGASSAVDENAQTGSAAEALTGPNGQGFFGSDTMRDAIVSAVAASPAAGSLTYLGTGSGNGEKCLRGKPVGIYCNGSKDQSITPMSRDLKGCEAGEKSHRVALDGIGIWSSSGQSVTDISLANVRNAFCGTDGSGSTAACSVTNWSQIGGANATIVAYRRDDASGTTDTFKSILGEKGAACNAFCGSVKVVVERASGPALSTDPDGTSSLQAPNGPCAPTDSATDCIGKLSAGSSNVLAYAGLGAGTVSPAPKAIKVAGKEPSLANIRALVSDPANAYPFARFLYLNENTANSRALAETKFFKWAFGQAPYGSDATALTFESKLTDAGFISCTDQSDPDHVALECGAGACN, encoded by the coding sequence ATGAAGACGATTGCAAAGAGCATTTTGACGGCCATCGTGGCCACCTCGGTCGCAGCATGTGGCGCCAGCTCCGCCGTCGATGAGAACGCCCAGACGGGCAGCGCCGCCGAAGCGCTCACCGGCCCGAACGGCCAGGGCTTCTTTGGCTCCGACACGATGCGAGACGCGATTGTCTCCGCCGTCGCGGCGTCCCCCGCGGCCGGCAGCCTGACGTACTTGGGCACCGGCTCGGGCAATGGTGAGAAGTGCCTCCGCGGCAAGCCCGTCGGCATCTACTGCAACGGCAGCAAAGATCAGTCGATCACCCCGATGTCGCGCGATCTCAAGGGCTGCGAGGCCGGCGAGAAGAGCCACCGCGTCGCGCTCGACGGCATCGGCATCTGGAGCTCCAGCGGCCAGTCCGTCACGGACATCTCCCTCGCCAACGTCCGCAATGCGTTCTGCGGCACCGACGGCTCCGGCAGCACCGCGGCCTGCTCGGTCACCAACTGGAGCCAGATCGGCGGCGCCAACGCGACGATCGTCGCCTACCGCCGTGACGACGCGTCGGGCACGACCGATACGTTCAAGAGCATCCTCGGCGAGAAGGGCGCCGCTTGCAACGCGTTCTGCGGCTCGGTGAAGGTCGTGGTCGAGCGCGCGAGCGGCCCGGCTCTCTCGACGGACCCGGACGGCACCTCGTCGCTCCAGGCCCCGAACGGCCCCTGCGCGCCCACCGACTCGGCCACGGACTGCATCGGCAAGCTCTCCGCCGGCAGCAGCAACGTCCTCGCCTACGCCGGCCTCGGCGCGGGCACCGTCAGCCCCGCCCCCAAGGCGATCAAGGTCGCGGGCAAAGAGCCCTCGCTCGCCAACATCCGCGCCCTGGTGTCGGATCCCGCGAACGCGTACCCCTTCGCCCGCTTCCTCTACCTCAATGAGAACACGGCCAACAGCCGCGCGCTCGCCGAGACGAAGTTCTTCAAGTGGGCGTTCGGCCAGGCCCCCTACGGCAGCGACGCGACGGCGCTCACCTTCGAGAGCAAGCTCACGGACGCCGGCTTCATCTCCTGCACGGATCAGTCGGATCCGGACCACGTGGCCCTGGAGTGCGGCGCCGGCGCGTGCAACTGA